One window from the genome of Nicotiana sylvestris chromosome 9, ASM39365v2, whole genome shotgun sequence encodes:
- the LOC104228176 gene encoding protein DETOXIFICATION 42-like isoform X4 produces MAEKEVPCTENIKSPVSIFFRDIRSIFKLDELGHEIARIALPAALALTADPVASLVDTAFIGHIGPIEQAAVGVSIAVFNQASKIAIFPLVSVTTSFVAEEDTITKASQDLQNDKIKEQNEGDAEAMDTDSPSNSESKSLIPKNGSVCKSVKMASSFEVVKPKPEKRHIPSASAALIIGAVLGIIQAAFLIAGAKPLLKFMGIKPGSAMSKPAEDYLRLRSLGAPAVLLSLAMQGVFRGFKDTKTPLFATVAGDLANIILDPIFMFVFHLGVRGAAIAHVISQYLISVILFWRLMEKVDLVPPSLKYLQFARFLTNGFLLLVRVIAVTFCVTLAASLAARLGATQMAAFQVCLQVWLATSLLADGLAIAGQAILASAFAQEDFTRCTATASRVLQLGVVLGLILALTLGVCLHYGARVFTKDVDVLHLIGIGIPFVAATQPINCLAFVFDGVNFGAADFAYSAYSMLTVAIFSIVLLLILSSSFGLIGIWIALTIYMSLRALAGFGRIGTGTGPWKFLRS; encoded by the exons ATGGCCGAGAAAGAAGTTCCATGTACAGAGAATATTAAAAGCCCAGTATCCATATTCTTTAGAGATATAAG ATCAATATTTAAATTGGATGAGCTTGGCCATGAAATAGCAAGAATAGCCCTACCTGCGGCACTAGCTTTGACAGCAGATCCTGTTGCATCTCTGGTTGATACAGCATTCATTGGCCATATAG GTCCAATTGAGCAGGCTGCTGTGGGAGTTTCAATTGCTGTATTCAATCAAGCATCAAAGATTGCAATATTTCCCCTGGTCAGTGTAACAACTTCTTTCGTCGCTGAGGAAGATACCATCACGAAAGCAAGCCAGGACCTGCAAAATGATAAGATCAAGGAACAAAATGAAGGAGATGCTGAAGCAATGGATACTGATTCACCATCAAACAGTGAAAGCAAAAGCCTGATACCTAAAAATG GGAGTGTATGCAAGTCCGTAAAGATGGCTTCTAGCTTTGAGGTTGTGAAGCCTAAGCCCGAAAAGAGGCACATTCCATCTGCCTCGGCTGCATTAATTATTGGCGCCGTCCTTGGCATCATCCAAGCAGCATTTCTAATTGCTGGAGCAAAGCCTTTATTAAAGTTCATGGGAATCAAACCT GGCTCAGCTATGTCAAAACCAGCAGAAGATTACCTGAGATTGAGGTCACTTGGTGCACCAGCAGTTCTCCTCTCATTAGCAATGCAAGGAGTATTTCGAGGATTTAAAGACACAAAAACTCCATTATTTGCAACTG TGGCTGGAGATTTGGCAAATATTATTTTGGACCCGATATTCATGTTTGTTTTCCATCTTGGTGTCCGAGGTGCTGCAATTGCTCATGTAATTTCTCA GTACCTAATTTCAGTTATACTGTTTTGGAGACTAATGGAAAAGGTTGATCTTGTACCTCCTAGTCTCAAATATCTTCAATTTGCTCGATTTCTTACAAACG GCTTCCTATTGTTAGTGAGGGTAATAGCAGTGACATTCTGTGTAACATTAGCTGCATCTTTGGCTGCAAGATTAGGAGCCACACAAATGGCTGCATTTCAAGTCTGCTTGCAGGTTTGGCTAGCTACATCTCTTTTAGCTGATGGCTTAGCTATTGCTGGCCAG GCAATACTAGCAAGTGCATTTGCTCAAGAGGACTTCACTAGGTGTACTGCAACAGCATCAAGGGTGTTACAG TTGGGAGTAGTTCTAGGGTTGATACTAGCACTTACACTTGGAGTTTGTTTACACTATGGAGCAAGAGTATTTACAAAAGACGTCGATGTCCTACACCTAATTGGCATTGGTATTCCG TTCGTCGCAGCAACTCAACCAATCAATTGCCTCGCCTTTGTCTTTGACGGTGTAAACTTTGGCGCAGCTGACTTTGCATATTCTGCATACTCAATG CTTACAGTGGCTATTTTCAGCATAGTGTTGTTGCTCATTCTATCATCAAGTTTTGGACTTATTGGAATTTGGATAGCTCTAACCATATATATGAGCCTAAGAGCTTTAGCTGGCTTCGGGAG GATAGGCACTGGAACTGGACCCTGGAAGTTCCTCAGGAGCTGA
- the LOC104228176 gene encoding protein DETOXIFICATION 42-like isoform X3, with protein MAEKEVPCTENIKSPVSIFFRDIRSIFKLDELGHEIARIALPAALALTADPVASLVDTAFIGHIGPIEQAAVGVSIAVFNQASKIAIFPLVSVTTSFVAEEDTITKASQDLQNDKIKEQNEGDAEAMDTDSPSNSESKSLIPKNDSTGSVCKSVKMASSFEVVKPKPEKRHIPSASAALIIGAVLGIIQAAFLIAGAKPLLKFMGIKPGSAMSKPAEDYLRLRSLGAPAVLLSLAMQGVFRGFKDTKTPLFATVAGDLANIILDPIFMFVFHLGVRGAAIAHVISQYLISVILFWRLMEKVDLVPPSLKYLQFARFLTNGFLLLVRVIAVTFCVTLAASLAARLGATQMAAFQVCLQVWLATSLLADGLAIAGQAILASAFAQEDFTRCTATASRVLQLGVVLGLILALTLGVCLHYGARVFTKDVDVLHLIGIGIPFVAATQPINCLAFVFDGVNFGAADFAYSAYSMLTVAIFSIVLLLILSSSFGLIGIWIALTIYMSLRALAGFGRIGTGTGPWKFLRS; from the exons ATGGCCGAGAAAGAAGTTCCATGTACAGAGAATATTAAAAGCCCAGTATCCATATTCTTTAGAGATATAAG ATCAATATTTAAATTGGATGAGCTTGGCCATGAAATAGCAAGAATAGCCCTACCTGCGGCACTAGCTTTGACAGCAGATCCTGTTGCATCTCTGGTTGATACAGCATTCATTGGCCATATAG GTCCAATTGAGCAGGCTGCTGTGGGAGTTTCAATTGCTGTATTCAATCAAGCATCAAAGATTGCAATATTTCCCCTGGTCAGTGTAACAACTTCTTTCGTCGCTGAGGAAGATACCATCACGAAAGCAAGCCAGGACCTGCAAAATGATAAGATCAAGGAACAAAATGAAGGAGATGCTGAAGCAATGGATACTGATTCACCATCAAACAGTGAAAGCAAAAGCCTGATACCTAAAAATG ATTCTACAGGGAGTGTATGCAAGTCCGTAAAGATGGCTTCTAGCTTTGAGGTTGTGAAGCCTAAGCCCGAAAAGAGGCACATTCCATCTGCCTCGGCTGCATTAATTATTGGCGCCGTCCTTGGCATCATCCAAGCAGCATTTCTAATTGCTGGAGCAAAGCCTTTATTAAAGTTCATGGGAATCAAACCT GGCTCAGCTATGTCAAAACCAGCAGAAGATTACCTGAGATTGAGGTCACTTGGTGCACCAGCAGTTCTCCTCTCATTAGCAATGCAAGGAGTATTTCGAGGATTTAAAGACACAAAAACTCCATTATTTGCAACTG TGGCTGGAGATTTGGCAAATATTATTTTGGACCCGATATTCATGTTTGTTTTCCATCTTGGTGTCCGAGGTGCTGCAATTGCTCATGTAATTTCTCA GTACCTAATTTCAGTTATACTGTTTTGGAGACTAATGGAAAAGGTTGATCTTGTACCTCCTAGTCTCAAATATCTTCAATTTGCTCGATTTCTTACAAACG GCTTCCTATTGTTAGTGAGGGTAATAGCAGTGACATTCTGTGTAACATTAGCTGCATCTTTGGCTGCAAGATTAGGAGCCACACAAATGGCTGCATTTCAAGTCTGCTTGCAGGTTTGGCTAGCTACATCTCTTTTAGCTGATGGCTTAGCTATTGCTGGCCAG GCAATACTAGCAAGTGCATTTGCTCAAGAGGACTTCACTAGGTGTACTGCAACAGCATCAAGGGTGTTACAG TTGGGAGTAGTTCTAGGGTTGATACTAGCACTTACACTTGGAGTTTGTTTACACTATGGAGCAAGAGTATTTACAAAAGACGTCGATGTCCTACACCTAATTGGCATTGGTATTCCG TTCGTCGCAGCAACTCAACCAATCAATTGCCTCGCCTTTGTCTTTGACGGTGTAAACTTTGGCGCAGCTGACTTTGCATATTCTGCATACTCAATG CTTACAGTGGCTATTTTCAGCATAGTGTTGTTGCTCATTCTATCATCAAGTTTTGGACTTATTGGAATTTGGATAGCTCTAACCATATATATGAGCCTAAGAGCTTTAGCTGGCTTCGGGAG GATAGGCACTGGAACTGGACCCTGGAAGTTCCTCAGGAGCTGA
- the LOC104228176 gene encoding protein DETOXIFICATION 42-like isoform X5, with the protein MQGPIEQAAVGVSIAVFNQASKIAIFPLVSVTTSFVAEEDTITKASQDLQNDKIKEQNEGDAEAMDTDSPSNSESKSLIPKNDSTGSVCKSVKMASSFEVVKPKPEKRHIPSASAALIIGAVLGIIQAAFLIAGAKPLLKFMGIKPGSAMSKPAEDYLRLRSLGAPAVLLSLAMQGVFRGFKDTKTPLFATVAGDLANIILDPIFMFVFHLGVRGAAIAHVISQYLISVILFWRLMEKVDLVPPSLKYLQFARFLTNGFLLLVRVIAVTFCVTLAASLAARLGATQMAAFQVCLQVWLATSLLADGLAIAGQAILASAFAQEDFTRCTATASRVLQLGVVLGLILALTLGVCLHYGARVFTKDVDVLHLIGIGIPFVAATQPINCLAFVFDGVNFGAADFAYSAYSMHSVVAHSIIKFWTYWNLDSSNHIYEPKSFSWLREDRHWNWTLEVPQELKVSVRLLIIIETRALPYSKFVQKPEILYKDQRSIGETL; encoded by the exons atgcagg GTCCAATTGAGCAGGCTGCTGTGGGAGTTTCAATTGCTGTATTCAATCAAGCATCAAAGATTGCAATATTTCCCCTGGTCAGTGTAACAACTTCTTTCGTCGCTGAGGAAGATACCATCACGAAAGCAAGCCAGGACCTGCAAAATGATAAGATCAAGGAACAAAATGAAGGAGATGCTGAAGCAATGGATACTGATTCACCATCAAACAGTGAAAGCAAAAGCCTGATACCTAAAAATG ATTCTACAGGGAGTGTATGCAAGTCCGTAAAGATGGCTTCTAGCTTTGAGGTTGTGAAGCCTAAGCCCGAAAAGAGGCACATTCCATCTGCCTCGGCTGCATTAATTATTGGCGCCGTCCTTGGCATCATCCAAGCAGCATTTCTAATTGCTGGAGCAAAGCCTTTATTAAAGTTCATGGGAATCAAACCT GGCTCAGCTATGTCAAAACCAGCAGAAGATTACCTGAGATTGAGGTCACTTGGTGCACCAGCAGTTCTCCTCTCATTAGCAATGCAAGGAGTATTTCGAGGATTTAAAGACACAAAAACTCCATTATTTGCAACTG TGGCTGGAGATTTGGCAAATATTATTTTGGACCCGATATTCATGTTTGTTTTCCATCTTGGTGTCCGAGGTGCTGCAATTGCTCATGTAATTTCTCA GTACCTAATTTCAGTTATACTGTTTTGGAGACTAATGGAAAAGGTTGATCTTGTACCTCCTAGTCTCAAATATCTTCAATTTGCTCGATTTCTTACAAACG GCTTCCTATTGTTAGTGAGGGTAATAGCAGTGACATTCTGTGTAACATTAGCTGCATCTTTGGCTGCAAGATTAGGAGCCACACAAATGGCTGCATTTCAAGTCTGCTTGCAGGTTTGGCTAGCTACATCTCTTTTAGCTGATGGCTTAGCTATTGCTGGCCAG GCAATACTAGCAAGTGCATTTGCTCAAGAGGACTTCACTAGGTGTACTGCAACAGCATCAAGGGTGTTACAG TTGGGAGTAGTTCTAGGGTTGATACTAGCACTTACACTTGGAGTTTGTTTACACTATGGAGCAAGAGTATTTACAAAAGACGTCGATGTCCTACACCTAATTGGCATTGGTATTCCG TTCGTCGCAGCAACTCAACCAATCAATTGCCTCGCCTTTGTCTTTGACGGTGTAAACTTTGGCGCAGCTGACTTTGCATATTCTGCATACTCAATG CATAGTGTTGTTGCTCATTCTATCATCAAGTTTTGGACTTATTGGAATTTGGATAGCTCTAACCATATATATGAGCCTAAGAGCTTTAGCTGGCTTCGGGAG GATAGGCACTGGAACTGGACCCTGGAAGTTCCTCAGGAGCTGAAAGTCTCTGTTAGACTACTAATTATTATAGAAACACGCGCACTTCCATACAGTAAATTTGTACAGAAACCTGAAATTCTTTATAAGGACCAAAGAAGCATAGGAGAGACCTTATAA
- the LOC104228176 gene encoding protein DETOXIFICATION 42-like isoform X1, protein MAEKEVPCTENIKSPVSIFFRDIRSIFKLDELGHEIARIALPAALALTADPVASLVDTAFIGHIGPIEQAAVGVSIAVFNQASKIAIFPLVSVTTSFVAEEDTITKASQDLQNDKIKEQNEGDAEAMDTDSPSNSESKSLIPKNDSTGSVCKSVKMASSFEVVKPKPEKRHIPSASAALIIGAVLGIIQAAFLIAGAKPLLKFMGIKPGSAMSKPAEDYLRLRSLGAPAVLLSLAMQGVFRGFKDTKTPLFATVAGDLANIILDPIFMFVFHLGVRGAAIAHVISQYLISVILFWRLMEKVDLVPPSLKYLQFARFLTNGFLLLVRVIAVTFCVTLAASLAARLGATQMAAFQVCLQVWLATSLLADGLAIAGQAILASAFAQEDFTRCTATASRVLQLGVVLGLILALTLGVCLHYGARVFTKDVDVLHLIGIGIPFVAATQPINCLAFVFDGVNFGAADFAYSAYSMHSVVAHSIIKFWTYWNLDSSNHIYEPKSFSWLREDRHWNWTLEVPQELKVSVRLLIIIETRALPYSKFVQKPEILYKDQRSIGETL, encoded by the exons ATGGCCGAGAAAGAAGTTCCATGTACAGAGAATATTAAAAGCCCAGTATCCATATTCTTTAGAGATATAAG ATCAATATTTAAATTGGATGAGCTTGGCCATGAAATAGCAAGAATAGCCCTACCTGCGGCACTAGCTTTGACAGCAGATCCTGTTGCATCTCTGGTTGATACAGCATTCATTGGCCATATAG GTCCAATTGAGCAGGCTGCTGTGGGAGTTTCAATTGCTGTATTCAATCAAGCATCAAAGATTGCAATATTTCCCCTGGTCAGTGTAACAACTTCTTTCGTCGCTGAGGAAGATACCATCACGAAAGCAAGCCAGGACCTGCAAAATGATAAGATCAAGGAACAAAATGAAGGAGATGCTGAAGCAATGGATACTGATTCACCATCAAACAGTGAAAGCAAAAGCCTGATACCTAAAAATG ATTCTACAGGGAGTGTATGCAAGTCCGTAAAGATGGCTTCTAGCTTTGAGGTTGTGAAGCCTAAGCCCGAAAAGAGGCACATTCCATCTGCCTCGGCTGCATTAATTATTGGCGCCGTCCTTGGCATCATCCAAGCAGCATTTCTAATTGCTGGAGCAAAGCCTTTATTAAAGTTCATGGGAATCAAACCT GGCTCAGCTATGTCAAAACCAGCAGAAGATTACCTGAGATTGAGGTCACTTGGTGCACCAGCAGTTCTCCTCTCATTAGCAATGCAAGGAGTATTTCGAGGATTTAAAGACACAAAAACTCCATTATTTGCAACTG TGGCTGGAGATTTGGCAAATATTATTTTGGACCCGATATTCATGTTTGTTTTCCATCTTGGTGTCCGAGGTGCTGCAATTGCTCATGTAATTTCTCA GTACCTAATTTCAGTTATACTGTTTTGGAGACTAATGGAAAAGGTTGATCTTGTACCTCCTAGTCTCAAATATCTTCAATTTGCTCGATTTCTTACAAACG GCTTCCTATTGTTAGTGAGGGTAATAGCAGTGACATTCTGTGTAACATTAGCTGCATCTTTGGCTGCAAGATTAGGAGCCACACAAATGGCTGCATTTCAAGTCTGCTTGCAGGTTTGGCTAGCTACATCTCTTTTAGCTGATGGCTTAGCTATTGCTGGCCAG GCAATACTAGCAAGTGCATTTGCTCAAGAGGACTTCACTAGGTGTACTGCAACAGCATCAAGGGTGTTACAG TTGGGAGTAGTTCTAGGGTTGATACTAGCACTTACACTTGGAGTTTGTTTACACTATGGAGCAAGAGTATTTACAAAAGACGTCGATGTCCTACACCTAATTGGCATTGGTATTCCG TTCGTCGCAGCAACTCAACCAATCAATTGCCTCGCCTTTGTCTTTGACGGTGTAAACTTTGGCGCAGCTGACTTTGCATATTCTGCATACTCAATG CATAGTGTTGTTGCTCATTCTATCATCAAGTTTTGGACTTATTGGAATTTGGATAGCTCTAACCATATATATGAGCCTAAGAGCTTTAGCTGGCTTCGGGAG GATAGGCACTGGAACTGGACCCTGGAAGTTCCTCAGGAGCTGAAAGTCTCTGTTAGACTACTAATTATTATAGAAACACGCGCACTTCCATACAGTAAATTTGTACAGAAACCTGAAATTCTTTATAAGGACCAAAGAAGCATAGGAGAGACCTTATAA
- the LOC104228176 gene encoding protein DETOXIFICATION 42-like isoform X2 yields the protein MAEKEVPCTENIKSPVSIFFRDIRSIFKLDELGHEIARIALPAALALTADPVASLVDTAFIGHIGPIEQAAVGVSIAVFNQASKIAIFPLVSVTTSFVAEEDTITKASQDLQNDKIKEQNEGDAEAMDTDSPSNSESKSLIPKNGSVCKSVKMASSFEVVKPKPEKRHIPSASAALIIGAVLGIIQAAFLIAGAKPLLKFMGIKPGSAMSKPAEDYLRLRSLGAPAVLLSLAMQGVFRGFKDTKTPLFATVAGDLANIILDPIFMFVFHLGVRGAAIAHVISQYLISVILFWRLMEKVDLVPPSLKYLQFARFLTNGFLLLVRVIAVTFCVTLAASLAARLGATQMAAFQVCLQVWLATSLLADGLAIAGQAILASAFAQEDFTRCTATASRVLQLGVVLGLILALTLGVCLHYGARVFTKDVDVLHLIGIGIPFVAATQPINCLAFVFDGVNFGAADFAYSAYSMHSVVAHSIIKFWTYWNLDSSNHIYEPKSFSWLREDRHWNWTLEVPQELKVSVRLLIIIETRALPYSKFVQKPEILYKDQRSIGETL from the exons ATGGCCGAGAAAGAAGTTCCATGTACAGAGAATATTAAAAGCCCAGTATCCATATTCTTTAGAGATATAAG ATCAATATTTAAATTGGATGAGCTTGGCCATGAAATAGCAAGAATAGCCCTACCTGCGGCACTAGCTTTGACAGCAGATCCTGTTGCATCTCTGGTTGATACAGCATTCATTGGCCATATAG GTCCAATTGAGCAGGCTGCTGTGGGAGTTTCAATTGCTGTATTCAATCAAGCATCAAAGATTGCAATATTTCCCCTGGTCAGTGTAACAACTTCTTTCGTCGCTGAGGAAGATACCATCACGAAAGCAAGCCAGGACCTGCAAAATGATAAGATCAAGGAACAAAATGAAGGAGATGCTGAAGCAATGGATACTGATTCACCATCAAACAGTGAAAGCAAAAGCCTGATACCTAAAAATG GGAGTGTATGCAAGTCCGTAAAGATGGCTTCTAGCTTTGAGGTTGTGAAGCCTAAGCCCGAAAAGAGGCACATTCCATCTGCCTCGGCTGCATTAATTATTGGCGCCGTCCTTGGCATCATCCAAGCAGCATTTCTAATTGCTGGAGCAAAGCCTTTATTAAAGTTCATGGGAATCAAACCT GGCTCAGCTATGTCAAAACCAGCAGAAGATTACCTGAGATTGAGGTCACTTGGTGCACCAGCAGTTCTCCTCTCATTAGCAATGCAAGGAGTATTTCGAGGATTTAAAGACACAAAAACTCCATTATTTGCAACTG TGGCTGGAGATTTGGCAAATATTATTTTGGACCCGATATTCATGTTTGTTTTCCATCTTGGTGTCCGAGGTGCTGCAATTGCTCATGTAATTTCTCA GTACCTAATTTCAGTTATACTGTTTTGGAGACTAATGGAAAAGGTTGATCTTGTACCTCCTAGTCTCAAATATCTTCAATTTGCTCGATTTCTTACAAACG GCTTCCTATTGTTAGTGAGGGTAATAGCAGTGACATTCTGTGTAACATTAGCTGCATCTTTGGCTGCAAGATTAGGAGCCACACAAATGGCTGCATTTCAAGTCTGCTTGCAGGTTTGGCTAGCTACATCTCTTTTAGCTGATGGCTTAGCTATTGCTGGCCAG GCAATACTAGCAAGTGCATTTGCTCAAGAGGACTTCACTAGGTGTACTGCAACAGCATCAAGGGTGTTACAG TTGGGAGTAGTTCTAGGGTTGATACTAGCACTTACACTTGGAGTTTGTTTACACTATGGAGCAAGAGTATTTACAAAAGACGTCGATGTCCTACACCTAATTGGCATTGGTATTCCG TTCGTCGCAGCAACTCAACCAATCAATTGCCTCGCCTTTGTCTTTGACGGTGTAAACTTTGGCGCAGCTGACTTTGCATATTCTGCATACTCAATG CATAGTGTTGTTGCTCATTCTATCATCAAGTTTTGGACTTATTGGAATTTGGATAGCTCTAACCATATATATGAGCCTAAGAGCTTTAGCTGGCTTCGGGAG GATAGGCACTGGAACTGGACCCTGGAAGTTCCTCAGGAGCTGAAAGTCTCTGTTAGACTACTAATTATTATAGAAACACGCGCACTTCCATACAGTAAATTTGTACAGAAACCTGAAATTCTTTATAAGGACCAAAGAAGCATAGGAGAGACCTTATAA